A region of the Sphingobium yanoikuyae genome:
TGGCAACGGGCCAGCCCCTTGGGGAGGACTTGAAAATGGCTATCCGGCCGATCGCACTCTGTTCTGCGTCGCTTGTCGCGCTGACCCTGTCGGGCGCCGCCTTCGCGCAGACCGACGCCGCTCCGCAGACCATCGCGCAGGACGCGCCGGCAGATGAATCCGCCGACATCGTCGTCACCGGCGTGCGCGCATCGATCGTCGGTGCCCTGAACGTCCGCAAGAACTCGACCCAGATCGTCGACTCGATCGTCTCGGAAGATGTCGGCAAGTTGCCGGACAATAACGTCATTGAAGCGCTGCAGCGCGTGACCGGCATCCAGGTCACCAACCGCGCCGGCGGCGAAGCGGCCGGCATCTCGATCCGTGGCCTGCCCGACGCGCTGACCACCCTCAACGGTCGCAACATCTTCACCGCCGCCGGCCAGTCCTTCTCGCTGCAGGATATCTCCGCCAACCTCGTCAACCGCGTCGACGTCTACAAGACCCGCTCGGCTGACCAGATCGAAACCGGCCTTGCCGGCCAGGTCGACGTCCAGACCCGTCGCCCGTTCGATTTCGACGGCTTCGCCATTTCGGGCCTGGCCCGCGGCATCTATAATGAGCAGGCCGACACCTATAATCCGAACGTCGCACTGCTGGTCAGCGATCGCTGGGAAACCGGCATCGGCGACATCGGCATTCTGGTGAACGGCAGCTACACCCGCACCAAATATCGCGACCAGACCGTCACGGCCGGCGCGCTGGTGCCGTTCGCCGCCGAAGCCGGCAACGGCTTCTCGCGTCTGGAACGCATCTTCCCCGGCCCGGACAATGTGAACTGGCAGCCCGGCCTAGACCGCGGTCTGCCCACCGCCACCGGCTCGACGCTCGACATCAACGGCGCGCAGGTTCCCTATCTCCTGTCGCGCGACGCCGTGTTCAGCTCTGACCTCTATGGCAAGCGCGAGCGCCCGTCCTTCAACGTCGCCCTGCAGTGGGCACCGAACAGCAGCTCGGTCTACACCGCTGAAGTCTTCTATGCCGGCTATCGCGGCGAAACCTTCAACAGCCTGCAGTTCAGCTTCGTCGACTGGTGGGGCAACCCCGGCACGGTCGAAACCTATGAAGGCACCAACATCGTCAAGTCGCGCACCGGCGTGGCCGACGTCTATGGCTTCAACAGCGGCGACTTCAACAAGTCGAAGACCGACAGCTTCGTCTATGCCCTAAACGGCAAGTGGGATCTGGGCGATCGCGGCAAGATCGTCGGCGACCTCGCCTACCAGACCAGCAAGGTAAAATCGTCCTTCATCGCGATGCGCACCGACCGCGTCGCCAGCTCGATCGACGTCGATTTCAACGCCGGTGGTGGCATCCCGTCCTACCACTTCAGCGACGACAGCCTGCTGAACGATCCCAGCATCTGGAACGTCGTGCAGATGTACGACAATGCCAATCGCGACAAGGGCAGCGCCATCACCGGCACGCTCGATGGCTATTACACCTGGGACGAAGGCTTCATCCGCCAGCTGAAGGCCGGCATTCGCATCGACCAGCGCAAGGCATCGAACGCCGTGCGCACTCAGGATCGTGGCGCACCGCTGGTGGCGACCACCCTGGCCGGCCTGGGCGAAGGCGCCGCCTTCACCAACAAGGACTTCTACCAGGGCCGCGCCGACGTGCCGTCCAGCTGGACGCTGGCCAACGGTTATTGGCTGCATGACAATGCGGATCTGGTGCGTGGCCTCTATGGCCTGCCGACCTCCGACCAGCTGTCGCTGCAGAAGACCTTCGACATCGATGAAAGCACCATCGCCATGTATGTGCAGGCCGATGGCGAGGTCTCGATCTTCGGCCGTCCGCTCAAGCTGCAGGCAGGCGTCCGCTACGTGACGGTCGATACCGACTACAACTTCTTCGACCGCTATAATGGTGGCGCCCATACCGGCGTTTCGTCGGGTTCGGACAAGTGGCTGCCCAGCTTCACCGCCCGCTACGAAATCTTCGACAATCTGCGCCTGCGCTTCAACTATGGCGAAACGCTGCGTCGTCCCAACTTCGGCGATATCAATCCGAACTATAACCTGACCGGTGACCTCACCAATGTCGGCTATGGCAGCGGCAGCGCCGGCACGGCCAATCTGGCGCCGACCCATTCGAAGAATTTCGACGTGGCGCTGGAATGGTATTTCGAACGCAACAGCGCGATCACGCTGACGGGCTTCCGCCGCGAGATCAGCGGCCTGGTCGTTCCGCTGACGGTCATGGAATATATCCCGAACAACGGCATCGAAGCCGGCGCGACGGACTATTTCGCCATCACCCGCCCGGTCAATGCGTCGGACGGCGTGCTCAAGGGGCTGGAACTGGGCCTGACTTACTTCCCCAGCTATCTGCCGGGTCCGCTCAAGGGTCTGGGCTTCGTGGGCAGCGTCACGGTCCTCGACTCCAAGCAGAATATTCCGCTCACCAATTCGGCCGGCGAAGTGACCGGTCAAGCAAGCTCGTCCTTCTTCGGCGTGTCTGACCTCAGCTACAACGCCACCCTGGCCTATGATAATGGCCCGATCGGCGCGCGCCTGTCCTATATCTGGCGCAAGGAATTCCTCGCCAACAACGAGGCACGCCTGTTCGCCAACCCGATCGGCGTGTGGCGCAACCCCGAGGAAAGCCTGGACCTCCAGCTCACCTGGAACGTCAATGATCGCCTGGGTGTGACCTTCGACGCGGTGAACCTCACCAAGTCGAAGCAGCAGACCTACTATAAGTTCGAAGATGTCGGCGGCCCGGATCAGTTCAACCTGGGCACCACCCTGTTGTCGCGCACCTTCGCGCTGGGTGTCCGCTACACCTTCAAATAAGTGCCCGATGGGGCGCGGCGTCTCCTCGCTGCGCCCCATTTTCATGGCGGTCGTTCCGGGAACCCTCTCCAACTCCCCGGAACGGCCGCCATATTTGTTTCAGGATACAGGGAGACGGACGATGCACGCGATGAGGATGCTTCTGCTGGCAGGGGCTGCCATGATCGGCATGGGTGCCGCCTCTCCCCGCTTCGTCGGCCTCGATACCCATGCCATCGCGGTGCAGCGCTTCGGCAATGACGCGCCCTGGTATCAGGATCGCATCCCCTTCTTCGAATCCGCCGACCCGAAGATCGACGCCGTCTATTATTATCGCTGGCAGCTCTATCGTGGGCATCAGCGCGACCTGGGCGAAGAAGGGTATATCACCACCGAATTTTTCGACGATGTCGACTGGCAGCGCCATCCCTATGCCAGCCTCAACGACGCGACCGGTTTTCACCTGGCCGAAGGGCGCTGGCTGAACGACCGGCGCTTTGCCGACGATTATATCCGCTTCATGTATCGCGGCGGCAATGACCGCCACTTCACCGACTATATGGCGGACTCGGTCTGGGGCCGGTACCTGATCGACGGCGACAAGGCGGGCGTGCTCGAACATCTGCCGGTGATGCGCCACATCTACCGCCTGTGGGACGAGAAGTTCGACTTCGACAAGGGGCTCTATTTCGTCGAGCCGCTGCTCGACGCGACCGAATATACCGTCTCCTCGATCGACGCCTCGGGCGGCAAGGACGGCTTCCGCGGCGGCGACGCCTTCCGCCCATCGGTCAACAGCTACATGTATGCCAATGCCCGCGCGCTGGCGAAGATGGCGACCATGGCCGGCGACAGCGAAATGGCGCAGGAATATGAGGCGCGGGCACAGGCGCTGAAGGACCATGTCCTCGCCGACCTGTGGAGCGAAAAGCTCGGCCATTTCATCGACCGGCATCAGAGCCGCAAGAACCCGCACGTCCAATATTGGGATCCGATCCGCAATCGCGAGCTGGTCGGCTACCTCCCCTGGATGTTCGATCTGGTCCCGGACGACGCCAAATATGCCGGCGCCTGGGCGCATCTGCTCGACCCCGCCTCGCTCGCCGGCAAGGCGGGCATGCGCACGGTCGAAGCGAATTACGAATATCATATGCGGCAATATCGCTATCTGGGCGACGCGCCCGAATGCCAGTGGAACGGCCCGATCTGGCCCTATCAGACGACCCAGGTGCTGATCGCCATGGCCAATCTGCTCGATCATCATGCCCAGCAGGGCCCTGTGACCCGCAGCGACTATATGCGCCTGCTGCGCCAATATACCGCGCTCCATTATCAGGGCGACCGGCTCGACCTGGAAGAGGATTATCATCCCGAAACCGGCAAGCCGATCGTCGGCCTCGATCGCAGCCATCATTATTTCCATTCGGGCTATAATGACCTGATCCTGGGTGGTCTGGTCGGCATCCGTCCGCGCGCCGACGATGTGCTGGAGGTGAACCCGCTGCTGCCCGATGCCGGCGATCCGCAGGCGCTGGCCTGGTTCCGCGCGCAGGACATACCCTATCATGGCCATCGCATCGCCGTGACCTGGGACGCGGACGGCAACCATTATGGCCGGGGCAAGGGGCTTTCGGTCGAGATCGATGGCAAGGAAGTCGCCCGGCGCGAAACATTGGGCCGGATCGAGCTGCCGGTGGCGCGCGTCGCCAATGCGCCCGTCGCCCGGCCGATCAACCGCGCCGTGCAACTGGTGCGCAGCCAGTTCCCGATGGGCAGCGCGTCGAGCAACAGCGACCCCGAAAATGTCCATGACGCGATCGACGGCCGCACCTGGTTCTTCCCCGAACTGCCCAATGGCTGGTCCTCCGCGCCGGGAGAAGCCAACCAATGGTATGCCATTGACCTGGGCAAACCCGTGTCCATCGGCCGCGCCGAACTCGCCTTCTTCGCCGACGGCAAGCAGTTTGCCGTACCGCAATCCTATCGCCTGCAGGCCATGGTCGATGGCCAATGGCGCGATGTCGCGACGCCCAAGGGCGCGCCGCTCGCCAACGGCGTGACCGACCTGCGCTTTACTGGCCGCGCCGCGCGCCAGTGGCGGGTGCTGATGCGCCAGCCCCAGGGCAAGGCGATCCGGCTGGCGGAGATCAAGCTGTTCGACCGCTGAATTGGCTATGGCCCTGGATCGTGACGCAGCCTAAACGGACCGTCGCCCTGTTCAGCAAGCTGTGTTAGGGCGGATCGATCGGCGGCCTGGCACTGCAGGCCGCCAGCAATAAAGGGCATGATGGTGACAGCGGCTGGCGAGCTTCGGTTTCGCTTTCGATTGCTCGGCGATTTCCGCCTGATCGACGAGGCGGACGGACGCGACCACAGCCCGCGCAGCCGCAAGGCCTGTGCCCTGCTCGCCCATCTCGCGCTGGAATCCGACCGCCGCGCCAGCCGCGACCGGCTGGTCGGCCTGTTGTGGAGCGACCGGGGCGAGGTGCAGGCGCGCGCCAGCCTGCGCCAGGCGCTGACCGACCTGCGTGCGCATCCGGCCGCCCCGCTCATCCATATCGAACGGCGTGACCTGCATCTGGCAGAGGGTGGCTTTTCCAGCGATCTCGGCGAGTTACTCGCCTGCGCCGCCGCCAACGACCTGGCCGGACTGGCCCGTATCCTGGATGGCGCGGGCAGCGCGATACTGGACGGGCTGGAGGGACTGGACCGCAGCTTCGACGACTGGCTGATGATCGAACGGCAACGCTGGCGCGAGCGCATCGTCCAGGATGTGCTGCACGCCGTCGAGCGCAATGGCCAAAACGATCTGCTCGACCTGCGCCGTGCGATCCTGACCCAGTTGCAGCGGCTCGACACCGGCGATGAACGGATCGCCCGGCTCGGCATGGCGCTTGACCAGAAGGCCGGCGACCATGTCGCGCTCCACCGCCGCTACCGCCAGTTGGAGACCGGGCTGCAACGCGATCTGGATGCCCGCGTGTCGCCCGACACCGAAAGGCTGCTGCGCGAACTGACGACGGTCGGATCGGTCATCGCCGCCGCCCCGCGCGCGACCGCCGCGCCCGCCATCGCCACAATCCCGCAGGCCAATGCCGAGCCGCCGATCCTGGTGATCGCCCCATTCAGCCTGATCGGCGATGGCGGCCCGGACGGCGCCCTGCTCACCAGCATCTGCCATGACGATCTGCAGACCGCCCTGGGCGGCATGCGCGACCTGCGCATCCTGTCGGTCGACGCGCCATCGGCCGAGCGGATGAAGGCGGCCGCGCCCGCCTCGATCGCCAGCTATGCGCTGGACGGGTCGGTCCGCGCCGACGGCGATGGCTGGCGCATCAACCTGCGCATGACCCGGATCGACAGCGGCTTCCTGGTCTGGACGCGCCAGTTGACCGTGCGCCAGGGCGAATTGCTCGCCGCGATCGACGATCTGGTCGCCCGGATCGCCGGCGCCATCCTGCCGGTGGTCGAACGCGATGTCGGCAAGCTGATGGAAGGACGCGTGCCCAGCGGGTCGGACGCCTATCCGCTCTATTTCACCGCCCGCGCCAAGATATTGGCCGCCGCCAGCCTGGTCGAGGTGCAGGAAGGGGCCGACCTGCTGGAGCGAGCGATCCTGCTGGAGCCGCGCCTGACCAATGCCTATCTGCAACTGGCGCGCCTCTACAACACCGATTTCATGCAGTTGATGGCGGGCCATGATGCTGCGCCGCTGCGCGCCCGCGCCTTCGACCTCTGCACCCGTGCGGTCGCGCTGGAACCCACCCATGGCGGCGTGCAGTCGCGCCTTGCCTGGTGCTATTTGCGCCGCGGCGACATGAAACAGGCGATGCAGGGCTTCATGACCGCGCTCAACCTGACGCCCTTTCACGCCGATGGCATCAACGAGATCGGCTTCGGCCTCGTCCATCTGGGCGAGATGAAGGAAGCGCAGCGCCTGATCGCCCGCGCCTTCGAGCTGAATCCCTTCCCGTCGGACGAATATTTTTCCGATCTCGCGGTGCTCTACGCCCTGTCTGGCGAGCATGAGGCGGCGGAAACCCAGTTCGAGATCGGCCGCAATCGATCGATCCACTATCTGGCGGTGCGGGGCGCCAATCTGGGCATGCTGGGCGGCGCAAAGCGGGCCGCGCCGGTGATCGACGAGCTGCGCCAGCGTTTCGCCAGCCTGTGGCAGGGCGACACCCCGGCCCGCGATGCCGATCTGGTCGACACCATGATCCAGTTCCTGCCGCTGCAGGGTCCGGCCGAACGCAGCCTGTTCCTGACCGGGCTGGAACAGGCCGGATTGCGCATCACGCCGCGCTGATCTCCGCGCGCAGGCTGCGCAGGAAAAAGCTTTGCGGCGGCGGCGCGACACGCGGCGCCACCACCGGTCCCGCTATCGTCCGCAGCAACAGCTCCGCATCCTTGCGCTTGAGGCTAAGCCCCTGATCGATCGGTGGCAGGTCGCGCCCGGTCGCCTGGCGGAAGGCCTCGCCGATCAGCGCCCAGCTGCGATCCCGGAAATTCATCCGCCGCGCCAGCCGCAGCAGCAGCGCACGGTCGCCTGCCGCCATCTCCACTTGCGCGATCGCATGTTCGGCATCGACCAGCGCCAGCGTCATCGCGCGATGGCCCAATTCTGCCGGCGCATGACTGACCATCACCGCATCGTCCCGCTCGATCTGCCCCGTCCCGTAAGCCTGCGCGATCGCGCCGATGCCCACCATGCCGAACGGCGCCAGTTCCGCCGCACGCAATGCGCCCAGGCTGGCCGCACCATATACGGCGATCCCCTCGGCCATCACCTGGATGATTTCCTTGTGCCAGACCGACGGCGTGGTTTCGAACAGTCCGTCGACCAAGCCAATCGCGGCCGGTCGTTCGATCGCGGCGCGCAGCATGTCGCCGCGCCGCGCCGGCCCGCGCAACGCGACACCATCGGGCAAGGCCATCGTGGAACCGCCCAGGCTCGGCCCGGCAAAGACGATCGCATGCAGGCTCATGCCGGCTCCATCGCCGCTTGCATCGTGCCTGTGCGCGATGGCCGGTCATGATCGCCAAAGGCCGGCACCAGCAGCTTCACCACATCGATGCCGAGGTCGGGCCGGGTCAGGTCATGACAGGCGACCGGCCCTGCCCCCACCCTCGCACAGCGATCGAGCAGCCAGGCCAGATCATCCTCCGCCCCGTCATGGGCTACGGAGGGCACCGCCGACCAGGGTCGGGTTGCCGGCGCGAAATCGAGCATCGCCAACAGGAAGCCCTGCCGCTGCTGCCCGGCATCGCGATAGCGCGCCGGATCGATATCGTCGCGCGCACCGGCGATCAGCGCGGCACGGGTCTGCGCCGCCTCGCAAATGGCGCGAGCGAGTGCGACGCCGGCATCGGGATGGCATCCCGCCCCCATTGCCGGCGGCAATTGCACGCTGCGGGCCGCACCGCGTTCAGTGATCGCGCAGCCGATCACCGCTGCGCCGATCGGACCGGTCATGTCCCACAAGGACAGCGACAGCCCCGCGCGCCGCACCCGTGCGATCAGGCTGCGACCCAACCGGTCGGTCACGCTATTCAGATCGATCGCACTTGCCCGGCGCGCGCGCAGCCCCTGTTCCAGCCAGCGTGCATGATCCTCGCGCTCGATCAGCTCGCACAGCGCCGAACAGCGCGCCTCGGCCGGGGTGTTGCCGGATGCCAGCCCATTGCTGTTGGGCCACAGATCGGGTTCGGCCGGCACGGTGAAATCCATCGTCACCAGCCCATGGGGTATCCGCATGGGTCGGCCGCTCAGCAGGTCGATCGCCTCGACCCAGCCGCGCGGTCGGGCCGGATCGAAGGATGCGCCCTGCTTGTCAGCCCGCGCCATCTGGCTCCAGAGCCGGGCTTCGCCGGCATCGGCACAACTGTAGCTGCTGGCGGGACAGGTTTCGGCATGATGCAGTTCGATCGCTTCCATCAGCGCGGAGACACGCGCGGCATCAGGCGTGGCGCCCTTGCCCTGCGACACGGACAGCGACAGTGACAGGGGACGGAACGCCTGGAATACGGGGATGCCGATGCGATCCAGACCGGTCACATCGGCAAGCCGCGTGACACCCAGCGCACGGGCCACAGGCGCGATCCGTGCGAGGGTGTCGGCAGGACGGCGGGAGCGATGCGCCCCGCGCCGGAACATCTTCATGGGCGCGATCGGCCTCAGGCGAAGTCGGCCTTGCCCGACCCAATCTCGGCAAAATAGGCGCGGGTGGCGCGCTGCTGTCCCGGCAGGGCGACCGCGTCCAGAACCGGACCGTCGGTGAACAGGCCGGCCACGCCGGCGATCGCCGCCTTGGCATCATCGCTGTCATCGTCGGCGGCCAGATAATGGACCTGCTCGACAAAGGCATAGCCAACGACCTTGGCCGGGTCGGCCGGGTCGGTCAGCTTGATGACATAATTGGCGTCGGTGTCGTAGGATTCAGCCATATATACCCCCATAGTTCGTGATGGATCAAAAGTAGGTTGCGGGACCGTAATGACAAGCAGGGCGAGGACAATGAGGGAAAACCCTATCAACGCCGCACGGAGCATATCAGACATAAGCGAAGGGCTCGACTGAGCGCTTCACATACATGGCCTTGCCGTTCGGGCTGACCGACACGCCCCAATAGCATGCCTCGCCCATCCCCGGCTCAATCGAGATGCGCACATCCTTGCTCGGCAATTCCACCTGCACCGGATCATTGCCGGCCGGCAGCTGAGCTCCAGCGTGTGGGCGACGCCGATCTTGGCGCGGGTCTTCACATGGTCGAGCCAATGCACCAGCCGGTCGCCGATCGAGATACGGACGCTGTCATCCTTGAATCCCTGTTCGAGTGCGATGGTGATTTTGCGAAATTCCGACATTGTTGGTCCCCTTTCGGAATGATGGGGCGCACCGCCAGGACAGGCGACGCGCCTGTATGGATCAGATACTGAGGCCGTTCGCCTTGAGGGCCAGCATGCGCTGCATGTCCTGGCCGAGGTTAAAGCCACCGATGACATCGCCCGCCCGCACCGCGTCGAAGCCCAGCCCCGTCTGGCGCAGCGCCGGGGCAACCCCGCCATCCAGCGCGCGAGCGAGCTTGCCCGCCTCGCGCAGGAAACGGGTATGGCCGACGGCATTGACGGCGGCATCAGCGCTGCCCTCGGTCGCGATCGCCAGCAGGTGGCGAGCTTCCTTGAGATCGGCGTCATAAACCTCGATGCGGCGGGCGGCCGCAGCAGGGGTCTCACCGGGCCGTGCCCGCTCATCCACCTGCAACAGCTTATATTCGTCGGCCAGCGGGCCGGCGAGCGCGATCGCCGCCTGGCGTGCGAGCGGATGCTGACGCATCCGCGTGGCCGCTCGCAGCGCATCGACTGCCGATTGGACGCCGCGCGTGCCGTTGACGGCCAGCACCTGGCCGACTTCCGGGGTGAAGATATCCTGCGCCAACCGCTCTTCCTCGCGGCTTTCGGGCGGCTCCACCTTCACCTCCAGCGGGTTGGAAATGACGGCCCGGCCATCGACGACCAGCATCGCCTGGATGGTGTAGCGGCCCGGTTCGGCCATGTCCCAGCCATTACGGCCGGCGCCGACCAGCACGCTGTCATAGAGCGCCTCACCCTGACCCAGAATGATTTCCAGGCTCTCGCCGCAATGGCGCGAATAGGGCGACCATTGGCGCGCGGGCCGGCCATCCTTGCTGATGATCAGGGTCAGGCCGGCCCGTTCCGACAGGCGCGCCGCCGATGCCAGCTTGGGCCGGCCGCTGCGGTTGACCAGTGCCATCTCGACCACCGGCGGCAACAGATAGGGCAGGCGATTGTCACGAGCATTGACCGACAGGGTCAGGCCGAACTCCTCATTGGGGTCCAACGCCACCTGCGAGAAGCCATGCTGGTCGAACCAGTCGGCATTGCCCAACTGCACAAAGCGTTCGGGGCCATGGCGCATGAACAGCAGTTCGGAATCGGAAAAGCGGAAGTCGAAATCGGCAAAGAAGGCCGCCTGGCCGCCCGCCACCGCATAGGGATAGTTCATGAAGCTGCGCGCTTCGGGATCATCGGCCAGCGGAATCCAGGGCGTGCCCAGCGACTTCTGCCAGCTATGCGCCAGGTTGAAGGCATGGCCGACCTCATGCGCGGCGGTCCAGAAGCGCATTCGCCGCACCCAGGCGTCGGGATCGGCATCGCCTGCCGGCGGATGGGCGATGAAGGCGTCGGTGAAGATCGCCGTCCCCTGGCGATGGTTCGACCCGATATCGTCGAACATGATACCGCCCAGGCTGCTGCCCTGCACATGGAGCGAGGCGAACAGCACCCACAGCGACCATTGCGGCTTGTCGGCAAAGCGCGACCAGTAGATCTGCATCGCGTCATGCATTTCCTGGTCGGTCCAGCGCTGGTC
Encoded here:
- a CDS encoding TonB-dependent receptor, with protein sequence MAIRPIALCSASLVALTLSGAAFAQTDAAPQTIAQDAPADESADIVVTGVRASIVGALNVRKNSTQIVDSIVSEDVGKLPDNNVIEALQRVTGIQVTNRAGGEAAGISIRGLPDALTTLNGRNIFTAAGQSFSLQDISANLVNRVDVYKTRSADQIETGLAGQVDVQTRRPFDFDGFAISGLARGIYNEQADTYNPNVALLVSDRWETGIGDIGILVNGSYTRTKYRDQTVTAGALVPFAAEAGNGFSRLERIFPGPDNVNWQPGLDRGLPTATGSTLDINGAQVPYLLSRDAVFSSDLYGKRERPSFNVALQWAPNSSSVYTAEVFYAGYRGETFNSLQFSFVDWWGNPGTVETYEGTNIVKSRTGVADVYGFNSGDFNKSKTDSFVYALNGKWDLGDRGKIVGDLAYQTSKVKSSFIAMRTDRVASSIDVDFNAGGGIPSYHFSDDSLLNDPSIWNVVQMYDNANRDKGSAITGTLDGYYTWDEGFIRQLKAGIRIDQRKASNAVRTQDRGAPLVATTLAGLGEGAAFTNKDFYQGRADVPSSWTLANGYWLHDNADLVRGLYGLPTSDQLSLQKTFDIDESTIAMYVQADGEVSIFGRPLKLQAGVRYVTVDTDYNFFDRYNGGAHTGVSSGSDKWLPSFTARYEIFDNLRLRFNYGETLRRPNFGDINPNYNLTGDLTNVGYGSGSAGTANLAPTHSKNFDVALEWYFERNSAITLTGFRREISGLVVPLTVMEYIPNNGIEAGATDYFAITRPVNASDGVLKGLELGLTYFPSYLPGPLKGLGFVGSVTVLDSKQNIPLTNSAGEVTGQASSSFFGVSDLSYNATLAYDNGPIGARLSYIWRKEFLANNEARLFANPIGVWRNPEESLDLQLTWNVNDRLGVTFDAVNLTKSKQQTYYKFEDVGGPDQFNLGTTLLSRTFALGVRYTFK
- a CDS encoding MGH1-like glycoside hydrolase domain-containing protein produces the protein MRMLLLAGAAMIGMGAASPRFVGLDTHAIAVQRFGNDAPWYQDRIPFFESADPKIDAVYYYRWQLYRGHQRDLGEEGYITTEFFDDVDWQRHPYASLNDATGFHLAEGRWLNDRRFADDYIRFMYRGGNDRHFTDYMADSVWGRYLIDGDKAGVLEHLPVMRHIYRLWDEKFDFDKGLYFVEPLLDATEYTVSSIDASGGKDGFRGGDAFRPSVNSYMYANARALAKMATMAGDSEMAQEYEARAQALKDHVLADLWSEKLGHFIDRHQSRKNPHVQYWDPIRNRELVGYLPWMFDLVPDDAKYAGAWAHLLDPASLAGKAGMRTVEANYEYHMRQYRYLGDAPECQWNGPIWPYQTTQVLIAMANLLDHHAQQGPVTRSDYMRLLRQYTALHYQGDRLDLEEDYHPETGKPIVGLDRSHHYFHSGYNDLILGGLVGIRPRADDVLEVNPLLPDAGDPQALAWFRAQDIPYHGHRIAVTWDADGNHYGRGKGLSVEIDGKEVARRETLGRIELPVARVANAPVARPINRAVQLVRSQFPMGSASSNSDPENVHDAIDGRTWFFPELPNGWSSAPGEANQWYAIDLGKPVSIGRAELAFFADGKQFAVPQSYRLQAMVDGQWRDVATPKGAPLANGVTDLRFTGRAARQWRVLMRQPQGKAIRLAEIKLFDR
- a CDS encoding trifolitoxin synthesis, TfuA, with product MMVTAAGELRFRFRLLGDFRLIDEADGRDHSPRSRKACALLAHLALESDRRASRDRLVGLLWSDRGEVQARASLRQALTDLRAHPAAPLIHIERRDLHLAEGGFSSDLGELLACAAANDLAGLARILDGAGSAILDGLEGLDRSFDDWLMIERQRWRERIVQDVLHAVERNGQNDLLDLRRAILTQLQRLDTGDERIARLGMALDQKAGDHVALHRRYRQLETGLQRDLDARVSPDTERLLRELTTVGSVIAAAPRATAAPAIATIPQANAEPPILVIAPFSLIGDGGPDGALLTSICHDDLQTALGGMRDLRILSVDAPSAERMKAAAPASIASYALDGSVRADGDGWRINLRMTRIDSGFLVWTRQLTVRQGELLAAIDDLVARIAGAILPVVERDVGKLMEGRVPSGSDAYPLYFTARAKILAAASLVEVQEGADLLERAILLEPRLTNAYLQLARLYNTDFMQLMAGHDAAPLRARAFDLCTRAVALEPTHGGVQSRLAWCYLRRGDMKQAMQGFMTALNLTPFHADGINEIGFGLVHLGEMKEAQRLIARAFELNPFPSDEYFSDLAVLYALSGEHEAAETQFEIGRNRSIHYLAVRGANLGMLGGAKRAAPVIDELRQRFASLWQGDTPARDADLVDTMIQFLPLQGPAERSLFLTGLEQAGLRITPR
- a CDS encoding TfuA-like protein; translation: MSLHAIVFAGPSLGGSTMALPDGVALRGPARRGDMLRAAIERPAAIGLVDGLFETTPSVWHKEIIQVMAEGIAVYGAASLGALRAAELAPFGMVGIGAIAQAYGTGQIERDDAVMVSHAPAELGHRAMTLALVDAEHAIAQVEMAAGDRALLLRLARRMNFRDRSWALIGEAFRQATGRDLPPIDQGLSLKRKDAELLLRTIAGPVVAPRVAPPPQSFFLRSLRAEISAA
- a CDS encoding YcaO-like family protein, whose amino-acid sequence is MKMFRRGAHRSRRPADTLARIAPVARALGVTRLADVTGLDRIGIPVFQAFRPLSLSLSVSQGKGATPDAARVSALMEAIELHHAETCPASSYSCADAGEARLWSQMARADKQGASFDPARPRGWVEAIDLLSGRPMRIPHGLVTMDFTVPAEPDLWPNSNGLASGNTPAEARCSALCELIEREDHARWLEQGLRARRASAIDLNSVTDRLGRSLIARVRRAGLSLSLWDMTGPIGAAVIGCAITERGAARSVQLPPAMGAGCHPDAGVALARAICEAAQTRAALIAGARDDIDPARYRDAGQQRQGFLLAMLDFAPATRPWSAVPSVAHDGAEDDLAWLLDRCARVGAGPVACHDLTRPDLGIDVVKLLVPAFGDHDRPSRTGTMQAAMEPA